CCGGGCAACTCACTCGCGCACACGCCGTCTCGGGCGAGACGGTCTACGCGTACGGTGGGGCCGATGCGTACGGTAGGGTCGACGCGTCCGAAGGCGACGGTGCGTCCGAAGGGAACGACTCGTGGTACGCGTACGACCGCTCGAGCGAACCGATCGTCGGCCTCGGCTACGGCGAGACGGTCTACGCCGTGACGAAACGCGGGACGTTCCTCGCTGGCACGCCGGAGGGGGGAACCGATTCGTGGCGCTCACAGACGCTCGGCGTCGGTGATGTCACTGGACTTGCTATTCTTCCGACGAGCGGATAACTGCTAGTGACGGCTCGAACGCGGTTGTAGAGTCGCTATTCGGACTCTCAAACACCATAATTATCAAAACCGAGAACATCATCGTCTGACGATACTTTAACTATCTTCGCTCCCATCGCTCTCACGTATGCGTGGGATAACACGACGGCAACTCCTCACGGGAACCGGTGTCGGACTCACCGGTGTCGTCGCTGGGTGCACGAGCAGCGATGGTGACGACGAGGGCGAAGACGACGAATCGAACGAAGAGAGCGAAACGGAGAGCGAAACCGACGACGAGGGATCGATCCTCGGTGACATCGTCGTCGACAACTCGAGTGACTCGAGTCACACGGTCGACGTCATCGTCGAGTTCGACCGCGAAACCGAGTCGTGGGTGACCGAATCGCTCGAGGGCAACGACTCCGTGACACTCGAGCGAGAGTGGCCGAACGATCCCGGGTCGATTCGCGTCACGGCCCGTCTCGACGAGGGCGAGCCGATGGAGACGACGCCCGAGCAGTGGAACGAACCCGACTGTCTCGACCTGTTCGTTCGGATCGACGACGACGAGGTGACGTTCCTGAGCGACACGAACAACGACACCTGCGGCGAGGATCCGGCCGATATCGACGACGCCGAAGCAGAGTAGCACACTCGACAGACTGGCGGGTCACTCGAGCGCCCGTCTCGAGCAAGCGTTTCAGGCCAACAGAACGAAAACTGGTTTATTCTCCGTGCGCTGGACTCGAGTATGACGACCATCGTCAGCGGATCCACGTCCCAGTCGTTGGCCGCTGCACTCGCACGCGACCTCGAGGAACCGCTCGCCGCCGTCGAGTACAACCGATTTCCGGACGGCGAAGTACTCGCCTCCGTTCCGAACTTCGACGACGACCGCGCCATCGTCGTCGCCTCGACGGTCTCGAGCGACGCACACCTCGAAGTGCTCCAGTTACAGGACGCCGTCCGCGAAGCCGGCGCGTCCGAGGTCGTGACGGTCTTGCCGTACATGGGCTACGGCCGACAGGACACCGCGTTCGAGGCGGGCCACCCCATCTCCGCACGGGCCGTCGCTCGCGCGATTTCGACCGGCGCGGATCGCGTCCTGACCGTCAACCCCCACGAGGAGGCGGTGTGTGACTTTTTCGAGCCGACGGCGACGGCCGTCGACGCGGCGGGACGACTGGCCGATCCGCTCCCTGAGGACCTCGCGAACCCGGTCTTTCTCTCGCCCGACGCGGGTGCGATCGATCTCGCCAAAACCGTTCGTGACACCTACGGTGACGGCGACACCGACTACTTCGAAAAGACGCGACACTCGGGCACCGAGGTCGAAATCACGCCGAGCGACGTGGACGTCGCGGGCCGCGACGTGGTCGTCACCGACGACATCATCGCCACCGGCTCGACTATGAGCGAAGCCGTCGCCGTCTTACAGGAACGAGACGTGGGCAACGTCTTCGTCACCTGCGTCCACCCGTTGCTCGCTCGAGACGCCGTTACCAAGCTCTCTCGAGCAGGCGTTTCGGCAATCTACGGAACCGACACGATCGAACGCCAGACGAGTACCGTCTCGGTTGCGCCGGCGATTGCAGCGAAACTCTAAGGAGACACGACGGTTCAGCTCGCTCTGACTCCGGGATATCACTCAAAACTTTGGACAGTCTGTAACTATTATATAGGTGCTACACTGATTCGGTGGTATCCAGATCGGGTTCGTTCACACGGCACAAACGAACACTTCCCAATCAACACGCCATTCCAACCGATTATGCACGGAATCGTCCACAAGACGCTCAAGGAGTACGCCATCGACCGCACCGACGAAGAGACCTGGGAGACGATTCTCGAGCGCGCGGATCTCGAGCCGACGCTGTATCTTCCGGTCTCCTCGTACGAGGATCACGAAATACAGGCTATTCTCTCGGCCATCACGTCGATGGCGAGCCAGGACCGCCGCCAGATCGAACGCGACTTCGGCCGAGCGCTTGCCCCCGAACTGCTCTCGACGTTCAACGCGCACGTTCGCACCGACGACTTCATCGCGTTCCTCGCCGCCCTCGAGTCGATTCGAGGGGACGTCGACGAGGCGACGACCGACGCCTCGCTCCCGTCGCTCACCACGACTCGCGAGTCCACAGACGACGTTCACCTCGCCTATCGAACGCACCGCGAGCCGGCGTACTGCGGACTGGCTCAGGGTGTACTCGAGGGACTCGCCGATGAGTTCGACGCCGAGGTGACGATCGTGAAAACGGCGTGCGTCCACGACGACGAGTCGGCCTGTCGCTACCAGCTCACGCGGTGACAATTTTTCTCGAGAAAGCGAGCGGGTCGCGAACTCAGGTCAGCGTCGTCGACCGAGCAGCCCGATTCGGAGTGCGACGCTGATCGCGAGAAGACCGGCGACGACGCCGAACCCGGGTATCGACTCGAGTTGCGCCACTGTGCCGCCGACGGTCACTGTCGCGGTTTGCTCGCCCGCGGCGACCTCGTAGCGAGTCTCCTCGTCGAACGTCAACTCCACCTCCGTGGTCGCCGTCTCGCCGGGTGCGAGCGCGACCGGAGCGCCGTCGACGATACCGTCCGCGGTTCGAAACGAAAGCGTCCCGGCGGCGGGCAGGTCGCCGGCGGCCTCGACCGTGGCGACCGCCGTCGCCGACTCTCCGGCGTCGACGCTACTCGGCTCGACCTCGAGGTCCTCGACGCTCAGACTCGGACTCGAGCGAACGAACACCGTCAGGCGCTCATCGCCGACGCGAACGTCGGTGACGCCGGGTTCGCCTGGCTCCCACGAGAGCGTCTCGGTCGCCGTTTCGCCGTCCTTGAGCGCTCGCTGCTCGCCGTCAACGAGTTCCGTTCCGACCTCGAGCGTCACGCCGGCCGTGCCAGCCTGCTCGTCGGTGTTCTCGACGTCGACCGGCACGGTGACGGTCTCGCCCTCGGGAACCGCCAGTACGCCGTCGCCGTCGGTCTCGAGACCGTCGATTTCGTCGCTCTCCCAGTACTCCCACTCCTCGCCCGCGACGTCGATCGACGGCGCGTCGAGGGTGGTCTCGACGCTCGAGCGCGGCTGCTCGAATGCGTCAGTGTGTGCCCCCTCGCTCCACATCTTGGGCGTTTCCGCTGTCTGCGTGTACGCTTCGGCGACAGCCCGGACGTCCTCGCCGCCCGCGTCCTCGAGTGCGGAGCGGAACGCTTCCTGACTGATCTCCGCGTGCTGGGCGTTGGTCTGCCTGAACACGTCCTCGAGCGTTCGATCGCCGTCGGTGGCCACTCGCAACTGGCGGTCGATTTCGCCGTAGACGAGCGGCCCCTTCACGTAGTCCGTCTCGCTTTCGTCCCACGTCGTCGGCTCCGCAAGCGTTTCGTCGGCGTACGGTGGCTGTTCGCCGCGTTCGAGGAAGTCTGCGAACTCGTCGAAGCTGATCAGTCCTTGCTCGAGGGCGAGCGAGGCGGCGTAGTACTCGGCCTGAGCCTCGACGAGCCACTCGGCGTCGCTCGTCGTCGCCGACGTATCGTAGCCCTGGCGAACGTGAACGTACTCGTGAAGCCAGACGTTCGAGGCCTCCTCGAGTTCGGCGTCGGCGCGCACCCACGCGTCGGAGTCGCCGTACTGGACGCCTCGTGGCCCCCAGTCGGCGTCGGTCGGAGCCGCGACGATCAACGTCTCGTCGCTTCGCGGACCGAGTTCGAGGTCCCCGCTGGCCGTCTCGAGCGTGTCGAGCACGTCTCCGGGCTCCTCGGTCATATCTGCCGCGTCGGGTACTGCCAGCGTGATCGTCTCTCCGTCGACGGTTCGCTCGTATTCCTCGAGCGAGCCGAAGAATGCGACGTCACTGCCGGCCGTTCCGTCGCCGTCGATCGACACCGTCTCCTCGACGCCGACGGCTTCGGATTCCGGCACCTGCAGCGAGTAGCTCACGTCGGGAACCTGCACGAGTCCCCACTCGCCGGTGTCGACGAAGGAGTAGCCGCCGTCTGCGTGGTCGTGGTGATGTCCGTCGTCCGTTCGATCAGCCGGCATCGCGTACTCGATCGAGGGCTCTGCCGTCGTCTCGTCCCACCGATACGTTCCGTCGCTACCCTCTTCGAACCCGTCGAGGGCCTCGAGTTCCGCGTCGGACTCGAGGCCGACTTCGAATCCGTGGACTCCCTCGGGCGGCTCGAACGTCGTTTCGACGCCGAAGACGTCCGAGTCATCCGGTATGTGGGTCAGTTCGGTTCGTTGCTCCATCACGTCGTCCTCGTCCGCCATCGCGCTCGTGCCGTCGGTCACCTCAGCGGCGAACGCCGGATCGCTCGTATCCGCGTCCGTAGCCGATGCCGACGAGAACTCGCCCGCTCCGACGACACCCGCGGGAAGGCTCGCACACAGGAGGACGACGAAGACGAAGACTGCACCTCGAGTTGTCACTATACCACTCTGTCGAGTCAATTACCATTACTGTTGTGACATCGTGACTGTCGGTATGGCCCGTTCACGGCCGTACTCGAGAGGAACACCCGACGTTCTGAAGCAACTTGTCAGCCTTCCGCCTCAGCAGACGCTAACGGCTCAGACTCCACCTTTTTCTCGTCAGGTTCGCTCCGCTCACCCCGCCTCGAAAAATCTGGACCAAAAAGCTGCCTCGCTCCGCTCGGCAGTCCTAATCGGACGCCTCAGCAGACGCTAACGGCTCGAGTGCAATCTCCATCGTCACACCGTCGACATCCCACGCTTTGCGAGCGCCGGCGTCGACCTCGAGGTCACCGAGTTCGTCGGCGCGGACTTCCTCGCGGACGAGGGCCATCCGTTCGTCGACGAGGCTCGCGACGCGGTCGTCGTCGATCGAGAGTTCCAGCGCGATTCGCTCCTCGACGTCGAGTTCGAGATCCTTTCGCATCTCCTGGACGCGGCGGATGACCTCTCGAGCGTAGCCCTCGCTCTCGATGTCGTCGGTCAACGAGGCGTCGACGTAGACGACGCCGCGGTCGTCGCCGTTCAGGCCGAATGCGGTGCCGGCGATGTCGTCTGGCGTCTGCGTGACGAACGACACCATCGACTCCTCGATCGTCTCGTCGTCCTCGAGCACGCCGGAGACGGCGTCCTCGAGTTCCTCGAGGGACGGTTCGTCGATCCGGGCCTCGTTGAGCGCGTTCATGACTTCGCCGGCGCGGCCACCGAAGGCTGGCCCGAGTTCGCTCATATCGGCCTCGGCGCTGTAGTCGAGTTCGCCCCAGCGATCTTCCGGCGAGACGAGTTCGATCTCGCGGGCGTTGAGCCGATCCTCGAGCAAGTCGGTGTGACGGGAAACGGCGTCGACGACGCGCTGGTCGTCGGCCGCGACGACGACGCGTGGAACCGGCCAGCGAAGCTTTCGTCCGGCCTGCTGGCGGGCGTTCGCGCCGGCTTCCTCGATCCCGCGGAGGATAGCGACGTCTTCCTCGAGTTGCTCGTCTTCGAAGGCCGACTCGACGGTCGGCCAGTCTTCCATGTGAACCGTCGGATGAGCCGAGTCGTCGGTGAGCGTGCCGTAGATTTCCTCGCTGATGAACGGCGCGTAGGGGGCGAGCAGGACGACGCTTTCTCGCAGGACGCGGTAAATCGTCGCGTAGGCGGCCTCCTTGGATGCGCTGTCTTCTTCCTCCCACATGCGTTCGCGGACGGCCTGCACGTAGAATCGGGAGACGTCCTCGACGACGAACTCGAGGAGAGCATTGACTGCACGGTCCTGTCGGAACTCCTCGAGGTGCTCGGTCATCTCGGCTTTCGTCGACTGCAGGCGGGCGAGCACCCACTCGTCGACCAACTCGAGGTCGTCCTCGAGGTTCGCCAGTTCGGTTTCCTGTGGATCGAAGCCGTCGAGACGCATGTACGGCAGCGGGAACCGGAAGACGTTCCAGAGCGTCCGGAGGTTGTCCTCCATCGTCTGCATGCCGTCCCACGAGAAGCGCATATCGTCGCCCTGCGGGTTGTTCGAGAGCAAGAACAGCCGCATTACGTCGCGGCCGTGGCGGTCGATGGCCTCGTGTGGGTCGACGAGAATGTCCTTGGACTTGCTCATCGCGCGGCCGTCTGGCATGAGCGCGTGGCCGTGCATCAGGACCTGTTCGTAGGGACTCTCGCCGAGGGCGGCCGTTCCCATACCGAGTTGGGACCAGAACCAGCCCCGCGTCTGGTCGTGAGCCTCGAGGATGAGATCCGCGGGCCAAAGCTCGTCGAATCGGCTGTCGTCCGAGGGATAGTCGAGGGTGCCCCACGAGGCGACCGAGGAGTCGAGCCAGACGTCGAACACGTCGGGAACGCGCGTGTAGGTCGTTCCGTCTTCGGTGATCGTCAGATCGTCGACGGTGTCCTTGTGGAGGTCGACCGTGTCGATGTCGATATCCTGATCGACGCGCTCGACGAGTTCTTCGCGGTCGCTGATGACGATTCGATCCGTATCGTCACCGTCCGCTGGCGTCCAGACCGGGAGCGGAATGCCCCAGTAACGCTGGCGGGAGACGTTCCAGTCGGGTGCCTCCTCAACGAAGTCACGGAAGCGGTTGTCGCGGGCCCACTCGGGGTGCCACTCGCTGTCCTCGATGTTCTCGAGCAGCTCGTCTTTGATATCCGTGATCGTGATGAACCACTGGTCGGTGACGATCTGGATGATGCCCGTATCACAGCGCCAACAGTGGCCGTAGCTGTGAGAGATCGTCTCCGAGGCGAGCAAGGAGCCGTCGGCCTCGAGATCGGCGATGATCCCCTCGTTGGCGTCGCGGACGAACTCGCCCTCGTACTCGCCTCCTTCGGCGGTGTAAACCCCGTCGCTGCCGACGGGACAGAAGATCGGGAACTCGAGGTCGCTCCCGCGCTCGAAGTCTTCCTCACCGTGGCCGGGTGCGGAGTGGACGAGTCCGGTGCCGTCGCCGTGAGTGTCGACGTAGTCGGCCGCGTAGACTTCACACGCGCCGTCGTGGTCCGGGTGGTCCGGAACGCGCTCGGCCATCGGGTGCTCGTAGGACCAGCCGAGTAAGTCTTCGCCGGTCAGCTCCTCAACGATCTCGTAGTCGTCGTAGCGCCCTTTCTGCAGGACGTCTTCGACTTTCGGCTCGGCGACGTACAGCAACTCCGTCTCGCCGTCGCTCGTTGCTTCGACGCCGACGTACTCGCCGTCCTCGTCGACGGCGACGAACGTGTTCGCGGGGATCGTCCACGGCGTCGTCGTCCAGATGACGAGCGAGCCGTCTCGGCCCGTGAGGTCGAATTTGACGTAGATCGAGGGATCCTCGACGTCTTCGTACTCGACTTCGTTGTTCGCGATCGCCGTCTCACAGCGCGGACACTGGGAAATCGAGCGATGTCCTTTCTCGACCAAGTCGCGATCCGCGGCGTTCGAAAAGCCCCACCACGCGGCTTCCATGTACTCCGGTTCGACCGTTCGGTACGGGTCGTCCCAGTCCATCCAGACGCCGAAATCCTGAAAGTCGGACTGGAGGCCCTCGAGTTGCTCGTCGGCGTACTCCTTGCAGGCCTCGATGAAGTTCTCCTCGCCGTACTCTTCGATGTCTTTCTTGTTCTCGAAGCCCAGTTGCTCCTCGACACGGGTTTCGATCGGCAACCCGTGCATGTCGTAGCCGGGTCGATCCGTTACGTCGTAGCCCTGCATCCGGAGGAAGCGAATGTACACGTCCTTCAGGGACTTGTTCCACGTCGTCCCCATGTGCGCCGACCCCGACGTGTACGGCGGGCCGTCGACGAAGAAGTACGTTTCACCGTCTGCCCGGTGATCGACCGTCTGCTGATAGGCGTCGACGTCGTCCCAGTAGTCGAACACTCGCCCCTCGAGGGCGTCGGGATCGTACTGGTCGTCGACCTCGCCGAACCTGCTCATACTGGGAGTGATTCGCTCCGACATTAAAGGGGAATCGGTCCTGCAGACGGTGAACCCGGGGCGGGCCGACCGTCGCCACACGATCCGTCGACCAACATTGTGTTGGTAACCCATAGCAAACAACTTGTACCAGCGCGCAGAACGCTCCGGACATGTCGAACGCCACCGTGTGCTTCTCGTATCACTTCGACGCCGTCTCGACGTGGCTCTGGTCGTACGACTCCTGGGACGCGCCCACGAGACACTCTCGGGGGGTCTTCGGGGCCGAAATCGCAGCCCACCGACTGCTCGACCTCCACGACGCCTACGACGTCGACTCTACGTGGTGCATTCCGGGACACACCATCGAGAGTTTCCCGGAGATTTGCGCCGAGGTCGCCGACCGCGGCCACGGCGTTCAACACCACGGCTGGACCCATCGCGGTCCCTCGACCTACGAGAGTCGGGAAGCCGAGAAGGCCGATATCGAGCGCGGAATCGACGCGATATACGACCTCACCGGCGAGAAACCGACCGGCTACGCCTCGCCAGCCTGGGACTTCTCCGAGCACACGCTCGAGATTCTCCTCGAACTGGGCTTCGAGTGGGACTCGAGCAAGATGGCGTCGGACTTCAAACCGCACTACGTCTACGACGACTGGAACGCGCCGGAAGACGGCCCATACGACCGGGGCGAGCCAACGGACATCGTCGAACTCCCCGCCTCGTGGCAGCGAGACGACTTTCCGGCGCTGACGTACACGTGGTCACAGCCCCACCGAATGGGTTACGTGAGCGAAGACTCGCTCTTCAGGCGGTGGTACGACCAGTTCGACTGGATGGTCGAGCACGTCAACGGCGGCGTCTTCGTCCTGACGTTGCACCCGCAGGTGATCGGGCAGGCCCACCGGCTCTCGCGTCTCGAGGATCTCCTCGAGTACATGTCGTCGACGTCCGGCGTCGAGTTCGAGACGATGGACGCCGCGGCGAGTGCGTTCCGCGCCGAACATCCGGACCCCGAGTCGTTCCGCGACGAGTACTTCTTCTCTCATCGCTCGTGAAACGACGAATCGGAACCATCACGACACGGCTGCAAAACGAACAAACGAACGTACGAACGATCGACAACGAAACGGATTACCGGCGGGCGAGCAGCTCGGGAAGCACTTTCTGGTACCCGATACCGTAGACGCCCGCGTAGAGCATGACGGCGCCAATCGCCGCGAGCCAGACGCCGACGGCGGCCTCGCCGGCGGTGAGATACTGGACGCTCGTGTACTCGACGACGACGCCGGCGGCAGTGAGGGCGGTCGCGACGAGCGCGTAGAGAAGCAGGACGATCAATTCCGCGAGCAGTTCCGGATTGGACGATGCCATTACTTCTCGAGAGTTGCTCGAGCGAGGTAAACATGTCCCTCCGGCGGCCACATGTTGTCGACCGAACCGAGCGGCCTAAACTGCTCGCGGCCCTCAACTCGAGCGTGTCCTTCGATTCGAACGCTGACGGCACCAGCGACCCTCCCTTCCCGTCGATGCGGAACGTGATCGAACCGAACTGCGAGCGCTGCCCGGCCCTCGCCGAACACCGCGAGTGTATCTCGTGGGGAACCGGCCCGCTCGACGCCGACGTGCTCGTCGTCGGCGAAGCACCGGGAGCCGGGATTCCCGACGCCGACACCTGGCGAGGCGGCAACTGGACCGGCAAGGCCTACACCTCGAGACACTCCGGCCGGCGCATTCGGCGAATCGTCGACCAGGTCGGCTACGGCGACGACGCCTACTACACCAACGCCGTCAAGTGCTTCCCCGCCGATCCGGACGATCCCTCGAGCAACCGCGAGCCGACGCCCGAGGAACGCACGAACTGCCGAACGCACCTCGTGACCGAAGTCGAGACGCTCGAGCCGACCGTCGTTTTGGCCACCGGAAAGCACGCGACGGCGTCCGTCCTCGCGGCCGAAGAGCGGGAACTGGACGGCTTCCTCAAGACCGTCCTCGAGCCCGTTCGCTGTTCCCGTCTCGAGACCTGGCTCGTCCCGATTCTCCACCCGTCCTATCAGGACGTCTGGATCGGCCGACTCGGCTATGAGCCGGCGGAGTACCTCGAGGCGATTCGGTCGACGCTCGAGGAGTTGTGTGACGGCGCTCCATAGCCGATACTGCACCGCTTACGACGAACCGTAGCGGAGCCGATGCCGAAAAATGGGTGGTG
This portion of the Natronorubrum sediminis genome encodes:
- a CDS encoding ribose-phosphate diphosphokinase → MTTIVSGSTSQSLAAALARDLEEPLAAVEYNRFPDGEVLASVPNFDDDRAIVVASTVSSDAHLEVLQLQDAVREAGASEVVTVLPYMGYGRQDTAFEAGHPISARAVARAISTGADRVLTVNPHEEAVCDFFEPTATAVDAAGRLADPLPEDLANPVFLSPDAGAIDLAKTVRDTYGDGDTDYFEKTRHSGTEVEITPSDVDVAGRDVVVTDDIIATGSTMSEAVAVLQERDVGNVFVTCVHPLLARDAVTKLSRAGVSAIYGTDTIERQTSTVSVAPAIAAKL
- a CDS encoding heme NO-binding domain-containing protein; amino-acid sequence: MHGIVHKTLKEYAIDRTDEETWETILERADLEPTLYLPVSSYEDHEIQAILSAITSMASQDRRQIERDFGRALAPELLSTFNAHVRTDDFIAFLAALESIRGDVDEATTDASLPSLTTTRESTDDVHLAYRTHREPAYCGLAQGVLEGLADEFDAEVTIVKTACVHDDESACRYQLTR
- the ileS gene encoding isoleucine--tRNA ligase codes for the protein MSRFGEVDDQYDPDALEGRVFDYWDDVDAYQQTVDHRADGETYFFVDGPPYTSGSAHMGTTWNKSLKDVYIRFLRMQGYDVTDRPGYDMHGLPIETRVEEQLGFENKKDIEEYGEENFIEACKEYADEQLEGLQSDFQDFGVWMDWDDPYRTVEPEYMEAAWWGFSNAADRDLVEKGHRSISQCPRCETAIANNEVEYEDVEDPSIYVKFDLTGRDGSLVIWTTTPWTIPANTFVAVDEDGEYVGVEATSDGETELLYVAEPKVEDVLQKGRYDDYEIVEELTGEDLLGWSYEHPMAERVPDHPDHDGACEVYAADYVDTHGDGTGLVHSAPGHGEEDFERGSDLEFPIFCPVGSDGVYTAEGGEYEGEFVRDANEGIIADLEADGSLLASETISHSYGHCWRCDTGIIQIVTDQWFITITDIKDELLENIEDSEWHPEWARDNRFRDFVEEAPDWNVSRQRYWGIPLPVWTPADGDDTDRIVISDREELVERVDQDIDIDTVDLHKDTVDDLTITEDGTTYTRVPDVFDVWLDSSVASWGTLDYPSDDSRFDELWPADLILEAHDQTRGWFWSQLGMGTAALGESPYEQVLMHGHALMPDGRAMSKSKDILVDPHEAIDRHGRDVMRLFLLSNNPQGDDMRFSWDGMQTMEDNLRTLWNVFRFPLPYMRLDGFDPQETELANLEDDLELVDEWVLARLQSTKAEMTEHLEEFRQDRAVNALLEFVVEDVSRFYVQAVRERMWEEEDSASKEAAYATIYRVLRESVVLLAPYAPFISEEIYGTLTDDSAHPTVHMEDWPTVESAFEDEQLEEDVAILRGIEEAGANARQQAGRKLRWPVPRVVVAADDQRVVDAVSRHTDLLEDRLNAREIELVSPEDRWGELDYSAEADMSELGPAFGGRAGEVMNALNEARIDEPSLEELEDAVSGVLEDDETIEESMVSFVTQTPDDIAGTAFGLNGDDRGVVYVDASLTDDIESEGYAREVIRRVQEMRKDLELDVEERIALELSIDDDRVASLVDERMALVREEVRADELGDLEVDAGARKAWDVDGVTMEIALEPLASAEASD
- a CDS encoding polysaccharide deacetylase family protein — protein: MSNATVCFSYHFDAVSTWLWSYDSWDAPTRHSRGVFGAEIAAHRLLDLHDAYDVDSTWCIPGHTIESFPEICAEVADRGHGVQHHGWTHRGPSTYESREAEKADIERGIDAIYDLTGEKPTGYASPAWDFSEHTLEILLELGFEWDSSKMASDFKPHYVYDDWNAPEDGPYDRGEPTDIVELPASWQRDDFPALTYTWSQPHRMGYVSEDSLFRRWYDQFDWMVEHVNGGVFVLTLHPQVIGQAHRLSRLEDLLEYMSSTSGVEFETMDAAASAFRAEHPDPESFRDEYFFSHRS
- a CDS encoding uracil-DNA glycosylase, giving the protein MRNVIEPNCERCPALAEHRECISWGTGPLDADVLVVGEAPGAGIPDADTWRGGNWTGKAYTSRHSGRRIRRIVDQVGYGDDAYYTNAVKCFPADPDDPSSNREPTPEERTNCRTHLVTEVETLEPTVVLATGKHATASVLAAEERELDGFLKTVLEPVRCSRLETWLVPILHPSYQDVWIGRLGYEPAEYLEAIRSTLEELCDGAP